In Nomia melanderi isolate GNS246 chromosome 4, iyNomMela1, whole genome shotgun sequence, the following are encoded in one genomic region:
- the LOC116428310 gene encoding uncharacterized protein LOC116428310 isoform X1, with protein MIQPQTIVLLLIGVLGAASGARATGSGSLAFGGASASSNAAAFASSSANAFAGGLGVPGTGHEGHKGIRSYDDSGYANDNEGYQGQPGSGKKNRGSDCSKCKWESDDYWEKEEDEQEPEEEPDDECDDGDDGQYRPHGHDHGHGKTPGQGIQKFGAPGAGQAPWTGSSAGPVKGGPPGGLSPTSGSPWSGSPAKGGHGVGPYPGQPNYQNNQQPNKQPNYQNNQQPNKQPNYQPNQQPNNQQPSNQPGGGWNSKPETGSPCSGQPGSSCGSQGPAGVGPVKQAPVPFGTPVYSSGPVGGYNQQGPSPGCAGGSGACGGKPGDQSRPGSPVGSPYGGQPGSGFPQGNTGYQPHGAAPGGPGGSGGCGGPGSAGSPGCYGGSGGPGSPGSPGKPGSPGGYGGPGGPGGSPGSPGSPGGPGGSGRPGSPGSYGGPGSPGGPGGPGSCGTPGSPGCYGSSGSPGGPGGPGGSGKPGSPGSPGNYGGPGSPGGPGSCGTPGSPGCYGGSGGPGGLGGPGGSGKPGSPGSYGGPGSPGSPGSPGGPGSCGTPGSPGCYGGSGKPGSPGSYGGPGSPGSPGSHGGPGSPGSPGSYGGPGSPGGPGSCGTPGSPGCYGGSGGPGSPGGPGGSGKPGSPGGYGGPGSPGSPGSPGSCGTPGSPGCYGGPGSPGSPGSPGSPSSPGNPNQPTNPWQPGGTAIANAGAFAGAHSGPGGPAPGTGPNAGRPGSPSGTSPYGGPAPGSGPNAGRPGSPSGTSPYGGPAPGSGPNAGRPGSPSGTSPYGGPAPGSGPNAGHPGSPSGTSPYGGPAPGSGPNAGHPGSPSGTGPYGGQKPQPGVKGGPSGGNSGPSTYGQNPYDDDKKPDSGNKPQWPGSPAGKPGTDQGSHSPKDDKGHPKPTPGRGRPRPNDDDSKIFHINVIPAQGGPGGVKPHGTTKAPFDSTKSPFGSGPSDTANPANQPNLHGQPNAQKPGYQPGPQGGPGTTKAPYQPGPFESGTTKAPYQPGPFGAGTTKPSYQPGPHDGPGAATPSYQPGPFGAGTTKPSYQPGPHDGPGAATPSYQPGPFGTSGPTKPGYQPGAPDGSGITKVPYQPGPFGTSGPTKPGYQPGAPDGSGPTKVPYQPGPFGAGTTKAPYQPGPFGAGTTKPSYQPGPHDGPGAATPSYQPGPYGSAPADKPSYQNPFLRPGATPNGPQPGAAGNTGPAGTSSPANQGPTSGSGGCSSQSCGGGSGCSSQSCGGGSGSGCGRSPDHKPCDGDNGCGGSSGHSPCSGGSPPPGIQKVLPVDLSQIPQSPQGSFPTGSGAAPGSGNNGPGCAYGQPGCQPGSPGTAGHAAPGSYPSNPFLNGMVPIPVSSAGSPQPAPSKPIGLGNPFLSGSSAPVPAGGANSFAGAGTWPSGGSGSPFPGSGGINKNNPFLGSGAPSSSPDSDSQIPLSPDASQSHISPGFGAGSLGSSPFGAYPNSLASGPDDSQKHLPSNHGSGSGGGVGLGADGNSGHAAGFSGAFSGAFGGAQAGSFASSSAGSFAGAGPQADFGHANGAGWGGAGSLAGGGPWASSGASAFASSSATSWSGAAPHHVKG; from the exons ATGATCCAGCCCCAGACGATCGTCCTGCTTCTGATCGGCGTGCTCGGCGCTGCGTCGG GAGCTCGCGCCACTGGCAGCGGCAGCCTCGCGTTCG GCGGCGCTTCCGCATCCTCGAACGCGGCTGCTTTCGCCTCGAGCAGCGCGAACGCGTTCGCCGGCGGCCTGGGCGTCCCTGGGACGGGCCACGAAGGGCACAAAGGAATCCGGAGCTACGACGACAGCGGATACGCGAACGACAATGAAGGTTACCAGGGTCAGCCTGGGTCAGGCAAGAAGAACCGCGGCAGCGACTGCTCCAAGTGTAAGTGGGAGAGTGACGACTActgggagaaggaggaggacgAACAGGAACCGGAAGAGGAGCCTGACGATGAGTGTGACGATGGGGATGATGGACAGTATAGGCCGCATGGGCATGATCATGGGCACGGAAAGACACCAGGTCAGGGTATACAGAAATTCGGTGCGCCGGGCGCGGGCCAAGCGCCGTGGACCGGAAGTTCGGCTGGTCCCGTCAAAGGAGGACCTCCTGGGGGTTTGAGTCCGACGTCTGGTTCGCCTTGGAGCGGATCACCGGCGAAAGGTGGTCATGGGGTTGGACCATATCCTGGGCAACCGAATTACCAGAATAATCAACAGCCGAATAAACAACCGAATTACCAGAATAATCAGCAGCCGAATAAACAACCGAATTACCAGCCTAATCAACAACCGAATAATCAACAGCCGAGTAATCAGCCAGGCGGAGGCTGGAACAGTAAGCCAGAAACTGGTTCTCCGTGTTCCGGTCAGCCCGGGTCAAGCTGCGGGAGTCAAG GTCCCGCCGGTGTTGGACCCGTGAAGCAGGCGCCGGTGCCGTTTGGTACACCGGTGTATTCGTCAGGTCCCGTAGGAGGGTATAATCAACAGGGACCGTCGCCTGGATGCGCTGGTGGTTCTGGTGCTTGTGGAGGCAAACCTGGCGACCAGTCTAGACCGGGGTCGCCCGTTGGTTCACCGTACGGTGGACAACCGGGGAGTGGTTTTCCTCAAGGTAACACCGGTTATCAGCCTCATGGTGCTGCCCCGGGAGGTCCAGGAGGTTCTGGAGGTTGTGGAGGTCCAGGGAGTGCAGGAAGTCCTGGGTGTTATGGAGGTTCGGGTGGACCAGGAAGTCCAGGAAGTCCAGGAAAACCAGGAAGCCCCGGAGGTTATGGTGGTCCAGGAGGTCCAGGAGGAAGTCCAGGAAGTCCAGGAAGTCCAGGAGGTCCAGGAGGTTCGGGAAGACCAGGGAGCCCCGGAAGTTATGGAGGTCCAGGTAGCCCAGGAGGACCAGGAGGTCCTGGAAGTTGTGGAACTCCAGGGAGTCCTGGTTGTTATGGAAGTTCAGGAAGTCCAGGAGGTCCAGGAGGTCCAGGAGGTTCAGGAAAACCAGGAAGTCCAGGCAGTCCCGGAAATTATGGAGGTCCAGGAAGCCCAGGAGGTCCTGGAAGTTGTGGAACTCCAGGGAGTCCTGGTTGTTATGGAGGTTCAGGAGGACCAGGAGGTCTAGGAGGTCCAGGAGGTTCTGGAAAACCAGGGAGCCCCGGAAGTTATGGAGGTCCAGGTAGTCCAGGGAGTCCCGGAAGTCCAGGAGGTCCTGGAAGTTGTGGAACTCCAGGGAGTCCTGGTTGTTATGGAGGTTCAGGAAAACCAGGAAGCCCCGGAAGTTATGGAGGTCCAGGTAGTCCAGGAAGTCCCGGAAGTCATGGAGGTCCAGGAAGTCCAGGGAGTCCCGGAAGTTATGGAGGTCCAGGAAGCCCAGGAGGTCCTGGAAGTTGTGGAACTCCAGGGAGTCCTGGTTGTTATGGAGGTTCAGGAGGACCAGGAAGTCCAGGAGGTCCAGGAGGTTCTGGAAAACCAGGAAGCCCCGGAGGTTATGGAGGTCCAGGAAGTCCAGGGAGTCCCGGAAGTCCCGGAAGTTGTGGAACTCCAGGGAGTCCTGGTTGTTATGGAGGGCCCGGAAGTCCAGGCAGTCCAGGCAGTCCAGGATCGCCCAGTAGTCCAGGAAATCCAAATCAGCCAACCAATCCTTGGCAACCCGGGGGTACCGCAATCGCGAATGCTGGTGCCTTTGCCGGAGCTCATTCCGGACCAGGAGGACCAGCTCCCGGAACTGGACCAAACGCAGGACGCCCTGGATCTCCGAGCGGTACTAGCCCTTATGGAGGACCAGCTCCCGGAAGTGGACCAAACGCAGGACGCCCTGGATCACCCAGTGGTACTAGCCCTTACGGAGGACCAGCTCCCGGAAGTGGACCAAACGCAGGACGCCCTGGATCACCGAGCGGTACTAGCCCTTACGGAGGACCAGCTCCCGGAAGTGGACCAAACGCAGGACACCCTGGATCTCCGAGTGGTACTAGCCCTTACGGAGGACCAGCTCCCGGAAGTGGACCAAACGCTGGACACCCTGGATCACCAAGTGGTACTGGCCCTTACGGAGGACAGAAGCCACAGCCTGGCGTAAAAGGAGGTCCCTCTGGAGGTAATTCAGGACCGAGTACCTACGGACAAAACCCATACGATGACGACAAGAAGCCAGACTCCGGTAACAAACCGCAATGGCCCGGATCACCGGCTGGTAAACCTGGTACCGATCAGGGAAGCCACAGTCCAAAGGATGACAAAGGACACCCGAAACCAACTCCAGGTCGCGGCCGTCCACGTCCAAATGACGACGACAGCAAGATCTTCCACATAAACGTGATTCCTGCTCAGGGTGGTCCGGGTGGCGTGAAACCTCACGGTACCACGAAAGCGCCTTTCGATTCAACTAAATCTCCATTCGGTAGTGGACCCTCTGACACTGCGAACCCTGCGAATCAGCCGAATCTTCACGGTCAACCAAATGCGCAAAAGCCTGGCTACCAACCTGGTCCTCAAGGAGGACCTGGTACCACGAAAGCTCCTTACCAACCTGGACCATTTGAATCAGGTACCACGAAAGCTCCTTACCAACCTGGACCATTTGGAGCAGGGACCACGAAACCAAGTTATCAACCTGGTCCTCATGATGGACCAGGCGCAGCAACGCCAAGCTACCAACCTGGACCATTTGGAGCAGGGACCACCAAACCAAGTTATCAACCTGGTCCTCACGATGGACCAGGTGCAGCAACGCCGAGCTACCAACCTGGACCATTTGGAACCTCAGGACCCACGAAACCAGGTTATCAACCTGGTGCTCCTGATGGATCTGGTATCACGAAAGTTCCTTACCAACCTGGACCATTTGGAACCTCAGGACCCACGAAACCAGGTTATCAACCTGGTGCTCCTGATGGATCTGGTCCCACGAAAGTTCCTTACCAACCTGGACCATTTGGAGCAGGTACCACGAAAGCTCCTTACCAACCTGGACCATTTGGAGCAGGGACCACGAAACCAAGTTATCAACCTGGTCCTCATGATGGACCAGGCGCAGCAACGCCAAGCTACCAACCTGGACCTTACGGAAGTGCTCCGGCCGACAAGCCATCGTACCAAAACCCATTCCTTAGGCCAGGCGCAACACCGAATGGACCGCAGCCTGGAGCTGCAGGAAACACCGGTCCCGCAGGAACGTCGAGTCCCGCAAACCAGGGTCCTACCAGTGGATCAGGCGGCTGTTCCAGTCAAAGCTGCGGAGGCGGAAGCGGCTGTTCCAGTCAAAGTTGCGGAGGCGGAAGCGGAAGCGGCTGCGGTCGATCCCCGGATCACAAACCTTGCGATGGCGACAACGGATGCGGTGGATCCTCCGGCCACTCGCCTTGCAGCGGAGGAAGCCCTCCACCCGGAATTCAGAAGGTTCTTCCTGTCGACCTCTCTCAGATTCCCCAGTCTCCCCAGGGTAGCTTCCCCACGGGAAGCGGCGCTGCTCCTGGAAGTGGAAACAATGGTCCTGGATGCGCGTACGGCCAACCTGGCTGCCAACCTGGATCCCCAGGGACCGCGGGACACGCTGCGCCTGGATCTTACCCGAGCAATCCTTTCTTGAACGGAATGGTGCCAATTCCTGTCTCTTCAGCAG GTTCACCGCAGCCAGCCCCGAGCAAGCCAATAGGCCTTGGCAACCCCTTCCTCAGCGGCTCGTCAGCGCCCGTCCCAGCCGGCGGCGCGAATTCGTTCGCAGGAGCAGGAACATGGCCGTCCGGAGGTTCCGGAAGTCCCTTCCCAGGCAGCGGAGGAATCAACAAGAATAACCCGTTCCTTGGATCAGGAGCACCTTCTTCTTCACCTGACAGCGACAGCCAGATCCCACTGTCACCAGACGCAAGTCAGTCGCACATCTCACCAGGATTCGGAGCAGGATCCTTAGGCTCGAGTCCTTTCGGCGCTTACCCGAACTCGCTTGCGAGCGGGCCAGACGACAGTCAGAAGCATCTTCCAAGCAATCACGGCTCCGGAAGCGGAGGAGGCGTCGGCCTCGGTGCGGACGGAAATTCTGGACACGCGGCAGGATTCTCCGGCGCGTTCTCCGGCGCGTTCGGCGGAGCGCAAGCCGGCAGCTTCGCGAGCTCCAGCGCCGGTTCCTTCGCCGGAGCAG GTCCACAAGCTGATTTCGGCCATGCGAACGGCGCAGGTTGGGGCGGCGCCGGAAGCCTCGCCGGAGGCGGTCCCTGGGCCTCGAGCGGTGCGTCCGCTTTCGCGAGCAGCAGCGCTACCA GTTGGTCTGGCGCCGCGCCCCATCACGTGAAAGGATAA